A single genomic interval of Polaribacter vadi harbors:
- a CDS encoding acetyl-CoA carboxylase carboxyltransferase subunit alpha — translation MEYLDFEMPIKELEDQLQKCQIIGEESEVDVTATCKKIEKKLATARKDIYKNLTPWQRVQLSRHPNRPYTLDYIKAICGDTFMELHGDRNVKDDKAMIGGLGKIGDQSFMFIGQQKGFNTKTRQFRNFGMANPEGYRKALRLMKMAEKFGIPVVTLLDTPGAYPGLEAEERGQGEAIARNIFEMTRLKTPIITIVIGEGASGGALGIGVGDRVYMMENTWYTVISPESCSSILWRSWEFKEQAAEALKLTGTDMKKLKLIDGIIKEPVGGAHADRAGAFKAVKEQIIASYAELKDLIDEELVAKRMNKYANMGVYKE, via the coding sequence ATGGAATATTTAGATTTCGAAATGCCAATAAAAGAGCTTGAAGATCAGCTACAAAAGTGTCAAATTATTGGAGAAGAAAGTGAAGTAGATGTAACAGCTACTTGTAAAAAAATAGAAAAAAAATTAGCAACTGCTAGAAAAGATATTTATAAAAACTTAACACCTTGGCAAAGAGTTCAATTGTCAAGACACCCAAACAGACCTTATACATTAGATTATATTAAAGCAATTTGTGGAGATACTTTCATGGAACTTCATGGAGATAGAAATGTAAAGGACGATAAAGCCATGATTGGTGGTTTGGGTAAAATTGGTGACCAATCTTTTATGTTTATTGGTCAACAAAAAGGTTTTAATACAAAAACGCGTCAATTCAGAAACTTTGGAATGGCAAATCCTGAAGGATACAGAAAAGCTTTGCGTTTAATGAAAATGGCAGAGAAATTTGGTATTCCTGTTGTTACGTTGTTAGATACTCCTGGAGCATATCCTGGTTTAGAAGCAGAAGAACGTGGTCAAGGAGAAGCAATTGCAAGAAATATTTTTGAAATGACTCGTTTAAAAACGCCAATTATTACAATTGTAATAGGTGAAGGAGCTTCTGGAGGTGCCTTAGGTATTGGAGTAGGAGACAGAGTATACATGATGGAAAATACTTGGTACACAGTTATTTCGCCAGAATCTTGTTCTTCAATTTTATGGAGAAGTTGGGAGTTTAAAGAGCAAGCTGCTGAAGCTTTAAAATTAACAGGAACTGATATGAAAAAGTTAAAGTTAATTGACGGAATTATTAAAGAACCAGTTGGTGGTGCACATGCAGATAGAGCAGGAGCTTTTAAAGCTGTTAAAGAACAAATTATTGCTTCTTATGCTGAATTAAAAGATTTAATAGACGAAGAATTAGTTGCTAAAAGAATGAATAAATACGCAAATATGGGTGTTTATAAAGAGTAG
- a CDS encoding TlpA family protein disulfide reductase gives MKKLSSLLFGLLMMVACSQEKPKDYVTLSGNLENNKDSTLTIVSREGILKTIKFNENGSFKDTLKLKTDQGEIYTIQTSDTKRAPIYLKNGYDIVLNGDSEKFMTSFKFSGEGSSNSNFVLAQIEKSQEMGNPQLILNLEEDAFRKKVDQLKFEYDSILESHKNLDSVLYASVKQQNEQLVTYFDNAYAQNQIMGVGKPSPKFEDYINIKGGKNSLDDYKGKYVYIDVWATWCGPCIQQIPYLQTLEKEYHNKNIEFISVSTDESQRSGGSWEAAEKKWRDFVKARNMSGVQLWSGQDYSFQQAYQINGIPRFILIDPNGNIVDANAPRPSDPALKSMFNSLGI, from the coding sequence ATGAAGAAATTAAGCTCACTCCTTTTTGGTTTATTAATGATGGTTGCTTGTAGCCAAGAAAAGCCAAAAGATTATGTAACCTTGTCTGGAAATTTAGAAAATAATAAAGATTCAACTCTTACTATTGTTAGTAGAGAAGGTATTTTAAAAACGATTAAATTTAATGAAAATGGTTCTTTTAAAGACACCTTAAAATTAAAAACAGATCAAGGAGAAATTTACACAATCCAAACAAGTGATACTAAAAGAGCGCCAATTTATTTAAAAAACGGTTATGATATTGTTTTAAATGGCGATTCAGAAAAATTTATGACTAGTTTCAAATTTTCTGGTGAAGGTTCTTCTAACAGTAATTTTGTGTTGGCTCAAATAGAAAAAAGTCAAGAAATGGGAAATCCTCAACTAATTTTAAATTTAGAAGAGGACGCTTTTAGAAAAAAAGTAGACCAATTAAAATTTGAATACGACAGTATTTTAGAATCTCACAAAAATTTAGATAGCGTTTTATATGCTTCTGTAAAGCAACAAAATGAGCAATTAGTTACTTATTTTGATAATGCTTATGCACAAAATCAAATTATGGGTGTTGGTAAACCTTCTCCAAAATTTGAAGATTACATCAACATAAAAGGTGGTAAAAATTCTTTAGATGATTATAAAGGAAAGTATGTGTATATAGATGTTTGGGCAACTTGGTGTGGTCCTTGTATTCAGCAAATTCCATATTTGCAAACTTTAGAAAAAGAATATCATAATAAAAATATAGAGTTTATTAGTGTTTCTACAGATGAATCTCAAAGAAGTGGTGGTTCTTGGGAAGCAGCAGAAAAAAAATGGAGAGATTTTGTAAAAGCTAGAAATATGAGTGGAGTTCAACTTTGGTCTGGACAAGATTATTCTTTTCAACAAGCATATCAAATAAACGGAATTCCAAGATTTATATTGATAGATCCGAATGGAAATATTGTGGATGCAAATGCTCCTAGACCTTCTGATCCAGCACTAAAATCGATGTTTAATTCTTTAGGGATTTAG
- a CDS encoding AAA family ATPase, whose amino-acid sequence MKILKIELQNINSLKSDSPIIIDFENEHFKDVGLFAITGSTGAGKTTILDAITIALYHSVPRFNSTKATLLDVVSYGATDAFTRVTFENEKNIFEAFWGIRLASNTGKILKNPQEEVSLKNLTTSKNLASQKKNFIKNIIRVTQLDYDQFLRSVLLAQGEFASFLTAKGPEKGRLLEQITGEKIYKKIGLAISERKSNEENALKEIQAKINADDILSEERKSELIKKDKELDVELIKSDKEIENIQLIVNWYLKSKELNNETIKLEESAKEIKADFENHKTEFELLELNEKASPFKEIIENFNRNEKSSVEKVNQLKVLEEQLGLLAPEIERLTTLSKQQILEVENAEKTFSSWLPKFDLITKLDNQIKNEIENKEKTKKQLEELNSQIEISKKEQTNISKDLLETETKIIVDEKYISEHQYLEDVHKEISNWTKELTTLKANKESLNESVITVSQKKKNIEITNAEFLKNKEILNQKLQEIEILDKEITQINNDLKKYNLSDLLSEEKKTSLRITDLKQFKSLSEEIVKEEKELAKISIQNKNYLTELESTKKQIDVLIKDIKIQEKSVADAAKILDLEKSIAKYEEDRRNLVEGKPCGLCGSENHPFAKNLETIGVSKSEIELNNRKEKLKYLEDSKAEFDKTEVKLTTSIDSLSKQISSINETLKSIHQKANILEIDCELKDFTKIDIELNSSSKKLELLEDKIKFTHNLQLKKDKISTVLKEQNQSFDLLKTKDATLQENIKNGTLEIREKQKSIEKSTEICKGLENDLTIKLSKFNFELPTIEQINSFIEKIEKSILTYNTAQKNLEKLKSEVTISTNKLASIQKQLDRLIENYKEYVKNDTDSESNIVRLKNERSNILPLNISVESKRESLQMASKELIEKEDKIRKKLQKYIDAKNERETLKAENNKAQISLKDELYVLQKSLESELKNSDFQSKQDIEKALLTKEEILKFTQHKDRIKEKQIKLKTLKETNLKALENLNASKNFEISEEQIKQNLTGLKTKKDTLSAEKGEIKEAFRKDQEIKNRNQEIYKKIDEQTAICNVWRDLYKIIGNSKEAFNVYVQRLTLKHLLDLANVHLFNLNKRYSLKMEQDYKPKEELNFNLIDHYQTDQARLVDTSSGGEKFIISLALALGLSDLASKNVKIDSLFIDEGFGTLDSNTLETVISTLETLQSQGKMIGIISHVENLKERIPTQIKITKKSNGISIVDVV is encoded by the coding sequence ATGAAAATTTTAAAAATAGAATTACAAAATATAAATTCCTTAAAATCTGATTCGCCAATTATAATCGATTTTGAGAATGAGCATTTTAAAGATGTTGGTTTGTTTGCAATTACTGGTTCTACAGGTGCAGGAAAAACTACTATTTTAGATGCTATAACAATTGCCTTGTATCATAGTGTGCCTCGTTTTAATAGTACAAAAGCTACTTTACTTGATGTTGTGAGTTATGGTGCAACTGATGCTTTTACAAGAGTAACTTTCGAAAATGAAAAGAACATTTTTGAAGCTTTTTGGGGAATTCGTTTAGCTTCTAATACAGGAAAAATCTTAAAAAATCCACAAGAAGAAGTAAGTTTAAAAAACTTAACGACTTCTAAAAATTTAGCTTCTCAGAAGAAAAATTTCATCAAAAACATCATTCGAGTTACGCAATTAGATTATGATCAATTTTTAAGATCTGTGTTGCTAGCTCAAGGTGAATTTGCCTCTTTTTTAACAGCAAAAGGCCCTGAAAAAGGAAGATTGTTAGAACAAATTACTGGAGAGAAAATTTATAAAAAAATTGGTTTAGCGATTTCAGAACGAAAATCTAATGAAGAAAATGCTTTAAAAGAAATTCAAGCCAAGATTAATGCTGATGACATTTTATCCGAAGAAAGAAAATCTGAACTGATTAAAAAAGATAAAGAACTTGATGTTGAACTTATAAAATCTGATAAAGAAATAGAGAATATTCAGTTGATTGTGAATTGGTATTTAAAATCTAAAGAATTAAACAACGAAACTATAAAATTAGAGGAATCAGCCAAGGAAATAAAAGCCGATTTTGAAAATCATAAAACAGAATTTGAGTTATTAGAACTCAATGAAAAAGCTTCTCCTTTTAAAGAAATCATTGAGAATTTTAATAGAAATGAAAAAAGTTCTGTTGAAAAAGTAAATCAATTAAAAGTTTTAGAAGAACAACTTGGCTTATTAGCTCCTGAAATTGAACGTTTAACAACACTTTCTAAGCAGCAAATTCTTGAAGTTGAAAATGCAGAAAAAACATTTTCTTCTTGGTTGCCAAAGTTCGATTTGATTACAAAATTAGACAATCAGATTAAAAATGAAATTGAAAATAAGGAAAAAACTAAAAAGCAATTAGAAGAATTAAATTCGCAAATTGAAATATCCAAAAAAGAGCAGACCAACATTTCTAAAGATTTACTGGAAACTGAAACAAAAATTATTGTTGATGAAAAGTATATTTCTGAACATCAATATTTAGAAGACGTTCACAAAGAAATCTCTAACTGGACAAAAGAGTTGACGACTTTAAAAGCAAACAAAGAATCTTTAAATGAAAGTGTAATTACTGTTTCTCAAAAGAAAAAAAACATAGAAATTACAAACGCTGAATTTTTAAAAAACAAAGAAATTCTCAATCAAAAATTACAAGAAATTGAGATTCTTGATAAGGAAATTACTCAAATTAACAACGATTTAAAAAAATACAACTTAAGCGATTTGTTATCCGAAGAAAAAAAGACTTCTTTAAGAATAACTGATTTAAAGCAATTTAAAAGCTTATCTGAAGAAATTGTAAAAGAAGAAAAAGAATTGGCTAAAATATCAATTCAAAATAAAAACTATTTAACGGAGTTAGAGTCAACTAAAAAACAAATTGATGTTTTAATAAAAGATATTAAAATTCAAGAAAAATCGGTTGCTGATGCTGCAAAAATTTTAGATTTAGAAAAAAGTATTGCTAAATATGAAGAAGATCGTAGGAATTTAGTTGAAGGAAAACCTTGTGGTTTGTGTGGTTCTGAAAATCATCCTTTTGCAAAAAATTTGGAAACCATTGGTGTTTCAAAATCTGAAATTGAGCTAAATAATAGAAAAGAAAAATTAAAATATTTAGAAGATTCTAAAGCTGAGTTTGATAAAACTGAAGTTAAGTTAACTACTTCAATTGATAGTTTATCAAAGCAAATAAGTTCGATAAATGAGACATTAAAATCGATTCACCAAAAAGCAAATATTTTAGAAATTGATTGCGAATTAAAAGATTTTACCAAAATTGATATTGAATTAAACTCATCATCTAAAAAATTAGAACTATTAGAAGACAAGATAAAATTTACGCATAACTTACAACTTAAAAAAGATAAAATATCCACAGTTTTAAAAGAACAAAATCAATCTTTTGATCTATTAAAAACAAAAGATGCTACTTTACAAGAAAACATCAAAAATGGAACTTTAGAGATTCGTGAAAAGCAAAAATCGATCGAAAAAAGCACGGAAATTTGTAAAGGTTTAGAAAATGATTTAACAATAAAATTGTCTAAATTCAATTTCGAATTACCAACTATTGAACAAATCAATTCATTTATAGAAAAGATTGAAAAATCAATTCTTACATATAATACAGCTCAAAAAAATCTTGAAAAATTAAAATCTGAAGTTACTATTTCTACTAATAAATTGGCTTCGATACAAAAACAATTAGACAGACTCATTGAGAATTATAAAGAATATGTTAAAAATGACACAGATAGTGAATCCAACATTGTGCGTTTAAAAAATGAACGATCAAATATTTTACCTCTAAATATATCCGTAGAAAGTAAAAGAGAAAGTTTACAGATGGCAAGTAAAGAATTGATTGAAAAAGAAGATAAAATTAGAAAGAAATTACAGAAATATATTGATGCAAAAAATGAAAGAGAAACGTTAAAAGCAGAAAATAATAAAGCTCAAATATCTTTAAAAGATGAACTTTATGTTTTACAAAAATCACTTGAATCTGAACTAAAAAATAGTGATTTCCAATCTAAACAAGATATAGAAAAAGCATTATTGACTAAAGAAGAAATTTTAAAATTCACACAACATAAAGATAGAATTAAAGAAAAACAAATCAAACTAAAAACATTAAAAGAAACTAATTTAAAAGCTTTAGAAAATTTAAATGCCTCCAAAAACTTTGAAATCTCTGAAGAGCAAATCAAACAAAATTTAACAGGTTTAAAAACTAAAAAAGATACTTTATCTGCAGAAAAAGGAGAAATAAAAGAAGCTTTTAGAAAAGACCAAGAAATTAAAAATAGAAATCAAGAAATCTATAAAAAGATTGATGAACAAACAGCAATTTGTAATGTTTGGAGAGATTTATATAAAATTATTGGGAACTCAAAAGAGGCTTTTAATGTGTACGTACAACGTTTAACTTTAAAGCATTTATTAGATTTAGCAAACGTTCATTTGTTCAATTTAAATAAGCGTTATTCTTTAAAAATGGAGCAAGATTATAAGCCAAAAGAAGAATTGAATTTCAATTTAATTGATCATTATCAAACGGATCAAGCAAGATTGGTAGATACTTCTAGTGGTGGAGAAAAGTTTATAATTAGTTTGGCTTTAGCTTTAGGATTGTCTGATTTGGCAAGTAAAAACGTAAAAATAGATTCACTTTTTATTGATGAAGGTTTTGGAACTTTAGATAGTAATACTTTAGAAACTGTAATTTCTACTTTAGAAACTTTGCAATCTCAAGGCAAAATGATTGGTATTATTTCGCATGTAGAAAACTTAAAAGAAAGAATTCCGACTCAAATTAAAATTACGAAAAAAAGTAATGGAATTAGTATTGTAGATGTTGTTTAA
- a CDS encoding exonuclease SbcCD subunit D C-terminal domain-containing protein, with amino-acid sequence MKILHTADWHLGHRLHDQSQFEEQNLFLNWIENYIITQKIEVLLISGDIFDSGSPSNQSLEMYYSFLVKLNNTCCKSIIITGGNHDSPGTLNAPKHILNALSIKVVGKATEHIEDEVFKLNINSEELIIAAVPYLRDGDIRRAVAGESFEDLTDKYKKALINHYESAAEECKKININNAPVIAMGHLFATGGSVSDSEQNIYVGTLGHIGANDFPTYFDYVALGHLHRPQIIGGNEKIQYSGSPNILSFSEVNYDKKIKVLSTENNKITTIDDVILPNFREFYRLSGTIQECMNLFPTIISNSFGLTPWVEIVLKEDHTINTDDLKKEAEKYSFEILKISLKNQKKQKGIEELLKETKSIKELNPTEVFKLKCEEMNFDLQENPQIWDAFNEILQSVKNQ; translated from the coding sequence ATGAAAATACTTCACACAGCAGATTGGCATTTAGGACATAGATTGCATGATCAATCTCAATTTGAGGAACAAAATTTGTTTTTAAATTGGATTGAAAATTACATCATCACTCAAAAAATTGAAGTGCTTTTAATTTCTGGTGATATTTTTGATTCAGGCTCTCCATCCAATCAGAGTTTGGAAATGTATTATAGTTTTCTGGTAAAATTGAATAACACTTGTTGCAAATCGATTATAATTACTGGTGGAAATCATGATTCTCCAGGAACTTTAAACGCGCCAAAACATATTTTAAATGCACTTTCTATAAAAGTAGTTGGTAAAGCCACTGAACATATTGAAGATGAAGTTTTCAAACTCAATATTAACAGTGAAGAATTGATTATTGCTGCAGTTCCTTATTTAAGAGATGGAGATATTAGACGTGCAGTTGCAGGAGAATCTTTTGAAGATTTAACTGATAAATACAAAAAAGCATTGATAAATCATTATGAATCTGCAGCTGAAGAATGCAAAAAAATAAATATAAATAATGCTCCTGTAATTGCAATGGGTCATTTATTTGCAACTGGAGGATCAGTTTCTGACAGCGAACAAAATATTTATGTGGGAACTTTAGGACACATTGGCGCTAATGATTTTCCTACTTATTTTGATTATGTTGCTTTAGGACACTTACACAGGCCTCAAATTATTGGTGGAAATGAAAAAATTCAATATTCTGGTTCTCCAAATATTTTAAGTTTTAGCGAAGTTAATTATGATAAAAAGATAAAAGTTTTATCAACAGAAAATAATAAAATTACGACTATTGATGATGTGATTCTCCCTAATTTTCGAGAATTTTATCGACTTTCTGGAACTATTCAAGAATGTATGAATTTGTTTCCAACTATTATTTCTAATTCGTTTGGTTTAACTCCTTGGGTAGAAATTGTTTTGAAAGAAGACCATACCATAAATACAGATGATTTAAAAAAAGAAGCTGAAAAATATTCTTTTGAAATTTTAAAAATTTCCTTAAAAAACCAAAAAAAGCAAAAAGGAATTGAGGAATTGTTGAAAGAAACAAAATCGATTAAAGAATTAAACCCAACTGAAGTTTTTAAATTAAAATGCGAGGAAATGAATTTTGACTTGCAGGAAAATCCACAAATTTGGGATGCTTTTAATGAAATTTTACAAAGTGTTAAAAATCAATAA
- a CDS encoding DMT family transporter — protein sequence MLESKLKNYLLLHLIVFIWGFTAILGALITIDAIPLVFFRMGLAVFFISIYFIFKKKSFQVDKKGLVKFLFTGIIIALHWIFFFKAIKVSNVSVALVTMSTGAFFTSLIEPIFFNRRIKTLEIILGLVVILGLYIIFNFESQYKLGILYALISSFLGSLFAVLNGLFIKKYDASRISLYQLLFGTLFVTVYLLINNRFSASFFILPSMDWVYLIVLSSICTAYAFIASVKIMKFISPYTVMLTINLEPIYAIILALFIFGDKEKMNPEFYFGAFIVLGVVLFNGIIKNKLVIKQKIKERVKSKK from the coding sequence ATGCTAGAAAGTAAATTAAAAAACTACCTATTATTACATCTTATTGTTTTTATTTGGGGTTTTACAGCAATTTTAGGTGCCTTAATTACGATTGATGCAATTCCATTAGTTTTTTTTAGAATGGGGTTGGCTGTTTTTTTTATCAGCATTTATTTTATATTCAAAAAAAAATCTTTTCAAGTTGATAAAAAAGGATTAGTAAAATTTTTATTTACAGGAATTATCATTGCTTTACATTGGATTTTTTTCTTTAAAGCGATAAAAGTTTCTAATGTTTCTGTAGCTTTAGTAACCATGAGTACAGGTGCTTTTTTTACATCACTCATAGAACCTATTTTTTTTAATAGAAGAATTAAAACGTTAGAAATTATATTAGGTTTAGTTGTGATTTTGGGATTGTATATTATATTTAATTTCGAAAGTCAATACAAACTAGGAATTTTATATGCACTTATATCATCTTTCTTAGGATCATTATTTGCAGTTCTAAATGGCTTGTTTATCAAAAAATATGATGCTTCAAGAATCTCATTGTATCAACTTTTATTCGGAACTTTATTTGTTACAGTATATCTTTTAATTAACAATAGGTTTTCAGCTTCATTTTTTATTTTACCAAGTATGGATTGGGTTTATCTGATTGTGCTAAGTAGTATTTGTACAGCATACGCATTTATAGCTTCTGTAAAAATTATGAAGTTTATATCTCCTTATACAGTAATGCTTACCATAAATTTAGAGCCTATTTATGCTATAATTTTAGCCTTATTTATTTTTGGTGATAAAGAAAAAATGAATCCAGAATTTTATTTTGGAGCCTTTATCGTTTTAGGAGTTGTTTTATTTAACGGAATTATTAAAAATAAATTGGTAATAAAGCAAAAAATTAAGGAAAGAGTAAAATCAAAAAAGTAG
- a CDS encoding LptF/LptG family permease, with product MKIIDWYILKRFLVTFFFTLLILIPIAVAIDISEKIDNFLEHADLGFYQIVDEYYKNFIIYYANTFMPLALFIAVILFTSKLSNNTEIIAINNAKVSFTRFLYPYFIGATLITILSLVMNHFVVPKSSTTRKKFEKEYINNRRQQQEFKFVSDFSLQLTDSTYIFIKNFNTESNAGYDFTSELYDGLELKTKLVADNIRYNKKDSTFTVQNWRLRKIYKDRDSIFSGNKIDTVFNFTPKDLIYKSALSQEMTSDELYKFIEVSKKRGVKNLNAYLVEFHKRTSLPIASYILTIIAVALAFRKRRGGTGVNLAIGIGLMFVYVFLMKISEVLGAVAGVNSLLYVWMPNIFFGCVAIYLYYNARK from the coding sequence TTGAAGATAATTGATTGGTACATATTAAAACGATTTCTGGTAACTTTTTTCTTTACCTTATTAATCTTGATTCCTATTGCTGTAGCAATTGATATTTCTGAAAAAATAGATAATTTTTTAGAACATGCAGATTTAGGCTTTTATCAAATAGTAGATGAATATTATAAAAATTTCATCATCTATTATGCCAATACTTTTATGCCTTTGGCGTTATTTATTGCTGTTATTTTATTTACTTCAAAATTGTCTAACAACACAGAAATTATTGCAATTAATAATGCAAAAGTTTCATTTACAAGATTTTTATATCCGTATTTTATTGGTGCTACTTTAATTACAATTTTATCTTTAGTAATGAATCATTTTGTTGTTCCCAAAAGTAGTACTACTAGAAAAAAGTTTGAAAAAGAATATATAAATAATAGAAGGCAACAACAAGAATTTAAATTTGTAAGCGATTTTAGCCTTCAATTAACAGATAGTACCTATATTTTTATTAAAAATTTTAATACAGAAAGCAATGCTGGTTACGACTTTACTTCAGAATTATATGATGGCTTAGAGTTGAAAACAAAATTGGTAGCAGATAATATTAGATATAATAAAAAAGATTCAACTTTTACTGTTCAAAATTGGCGTTTGCGTAAAATTTATAAAGACAGAGATAGCATCTTTTCAGGAAATAAGATTGATACTGTTTTTAATTTTACACCTAAAGATTTAATTTACAAATCTGCATTATCTCAAGAAATGACTTCAGATGAATTGTATAAATTTATAGAGGTTTCTAAAAAAAGAGGAGTTAAAAATTTAAATGCTTATTTGGTTGAGTTTCATAAAAGAACAAGTTTACCAATAGCATCTTATATTTTAACAATTATTGCAGTAGCTTTAGCTTTTAGAAAAAGAAGAGGAGGTACAGGAGTAAATTTAGCAATTGGAATTGGGTTAATGTTTGTATACGTTTTCTTAATGAAAATTTCTGAAGTTTTAGGAGCTGTTGCTGGTGTTAATTCACTTTTATACGTTTGGATGCCAAATATTTTCTTTGGTTGTGTGGCTATTTATCTTTACTACAATGCTAGAAAGTAA